One segment of Triticum aestivum cultivar Chinese Spring chromosome 2A, IWGSC CS RefSeq v2.1, whole genome shotgun sequence DNA contains the following:
- the LOC123188488 gene encoding uncharacterized protein, which produces MKVAKPVEDPPVLASDPARPSSPLTDPPADPPVDVETNPPELSFDETTVNPSATGPSSSANQPSPSAQDIQITGSHFIEPGNPTVLARCTAKQEALERQKVRFDVANYDHLNANDILSDYLNHVHSSRDFEIEMVKQLQLKYENALS; this is translated from the exons ATGAAGGTAGCTAAACCGGTGGAAGACCCGCCAGTGCTTGCATCTGACCCCGCCAGGCCATCTTCTCCATTAACCGACCCTCCAGCAGACCCGCCTGTTGATGTAGAAACAAATCCtcctgagttgtcatttgatgaaaccACTGTGAACCCTTCTGCTACtggaccatcaagctcagccaaccAACCATCACCGTCTGCACAAGACATTCAGATCACCGGGAGCCACTTTATTGAACCAGGGAATCCAACCGTGCTGGCTCGGTGTACTGCAaaacaagaggcattggagaggcagaaagtTCGCTTTGACGTTGCCAACTATGACCATCTAAATGCCAATGATATTTTATCCGACTATCTCAACCATGTACACTCCAGTCGCGACTTTGAGATTGAAATGGTCAAACAGCTGCAATTGAAATACGAG AATGCCTTATCTTAA